In the genome of Raphanus sativus cultivar WK10039 chromosome 9, ASM80110v3, whole genome shotgun sequence, the window CCGAATTAGCGCCTCTGGACTCCGTCGTAGCCATACTGTAGTGGAGAGTAAAGAGAGGATCGAAGCCGTAATGAAATAAGTAAAAAGAAGGTGACGCCGGCGGGCGGTGGAAGAACacagttgttgttgttgttgttctctatgTTTGTGTTTGCCCTGTTACAAAACATCAAACAACCCCTCTTTTTTACGATAATACCCCCCTCCCACCACCAATTCGTGTCATTTTGTCACCTCATTCGACCAAACGGGTGTCAACGAACTATGATCTCTTTACGacaaatattttcaagttttaCGATCGTGTCTTCTCCTATGACGCTTACAACAAAGTAAACCAGAAGATGTTTGACAAATGCATCTGACAACTCGACACATTTCGACCCATTCCATTCTCTCTGCTACGTTCCACGGAAAATACAATAATCTAATAACAAGTATAAAATGAtaggaaaataagaaaatattatatagtttgagAAATATAAGGACATTTGGTAGGcggcaaaagaagaagaagaagatcgttAAGAATCTGGCGGGAACGATGGGCATTTGGTTGGATGGtggttataaatattattcattAGTGTAAGAGCAGGACGGGCAGCCAGGGGATGAACTCAGCAAGCAAACTGACCTCCATGAtcttttatagttttctttttttttgttcactctTCTGTTATAAGATTTTTACACATGTAATAATGTCAAACTGAAACTACTGAATTATTGGATCtcatcttattattttttcctCGGGACTTGTCAATGTAAAATGTATTGTCTCCCTTCTAAAGTTCTAAATGGTAGAACATTGCTTGCGACTACAAGTCAACCTATATCAAGGTTTCTTCTTTTCTGATTAGCCTATGGAAACATCAACCAAAAGGTAAAGAAGAGGTGacataaaataatcaaagataTCAGTCAAGTGACAATGATTGATGCATCATAACCTGTAACGTGCAACCTAAGTAATCAAGGAACACTAGTagtctgtgtgtgtgtgtgtgtgtgtatgagCCTCTATATACCTCATTtacaaagaagagagagagagagagagagagaaagcgaGGTCTGGAATTCAAAGATGTCTTCTGCACAAGGGACAAGAAGCATGCCTGCAAAGCCACTTGTCGATGCATGGTAGGTGGAACATATGATGGCACTGCGGCAAAATTCTAACAGTCTCTCCCACCTGAAAGTCCTGTATCCTCACCACAAAgtcaatatttaattatatttccaACCACTTGTTACTTACTTCTCTGTTTCACATTAACAGAAATATCTAGAACGCCAAGCATATGTATCCAGTTTCTTGTACGCTAAACTCTTGTTTGTAATTAATTGACTACAAGTTGGCATGAAGGAAAGTGAGGACAGACCTGAAGGCAGACAGAGCAAGAGACCATCTCCCCTGAGCTATCTGTGATTCGGACCTTTGGGATCCTGTCGAGAGAATCCCCAGTGAGACCATTTGAAATAGCAGTGTCGAAGATGTCAGTTTGGTCGGGGAACTGTGATTCCACGGCTCCCATCTGGTAAATTGGATGATTAGGAATATAAATTTAGAATGCATTAAGGATGATCCATGAAACAATGCATTGCATTGCATTGGTTGGTAATAATTACCTGGTTCTGGACCGCACTTAGCATTGCAGGACCAATACGCTCACGAACTAGCCTCCCGCTCAAAAGGCTAGCAATGACATCAATCtaatgaaacaaaaaagaaaacaagcaGTCCAGAATATTGGGACTGATAGAAAAAGGAGGTAGGTTTAGGGAAAAAAAGGGTTACCAAGTAGAGAAGGCAAGCAATTCCAGACTGATCGGATTGCCAGAGGAGGAGAGAAGATTCAAGGACATCGATGGAGAAGACAGCACCAGAAATAGCACCAACGGCGGCTCCTCTGATGAAACCACTCTCTGTTTCTTGGCCGATCAAAGCCCCTGTAAAGGCTCCTAGCAAAGTCCCCACTGAAAGTATAGCAATAACGAATTATATTCCTCATCTAACATCACATCCAGAGGGAGAGAGGAGAGATTGACCCTATTACTAGCAAGGAATGAAATGGAAGGAAAGGGAGACGAACCTAGAGCGAAGACAAAGGTGAAGAGAGCGGAGAATAGGTTGGCGAGGAGCGAAGAAATGGCCGAATGGAAGCAATCTTTGATCCGACGGAGGAGCGAGAGAGGATACGGATCCATATTTCTTTCTGACTTCTTctggaaaacaaaaagaaacaaacaaagaaaaacgaCAGCCAAAGCAAATGGAAAAGAAACGAAGGAGATGAATTTTGGTTGGGATTTTgcctaaaaagaaaaagataaaaactaaaaataacttttaagaAAAGATATAATTTCATTAAGAAAAGGAAGGAACCTTCTCTCCGCTGACCACAATTTCCTTATCATTACTTTTATCAATAATCCCATCAAATGGTAGTGgtattaatcaaatcaaatcaaatcaactCAAATGGTGGTTGTCTTTTTTGAGATACAAAATATCTACTcttaaatataacaaaagtatCTCAAGGATGCAAGCAGAGGGCTCCAATTCTTCTGACCTTTTCCTACGCTTCCtcatctctccctctctccttTTGCTTCTTCCTCCTaatttaatcaaaaacaaaagaagaaaactcaTTAATCCCTTTACTTTGTCTTTTGAATTACTTCAACACCCACACTTTATTTTTACTTCTCGTAAGATATGTGAAACAGACACACCACCCAACTTCATTCAATCAATTCCTATTATCTTTCTCAATCCACATAACATTATATCTAAGTACGAACTCCCATGCCCTACAATGCCATCTAACATCACAAGCTTCTCCTACTACTAGTGTAATCCCATCTTCTTTCTTCGTGCTGATTTTCTGCACTCAAAACATGTGTGACACACTCTCTATAATATTCAGCTTTCAAGGATGTTAGGCGAACCCACCTCCTTCCCTGCAGAATTACACCACGACAACTTGAATGCTATTCTTCTTACGTGACATTCTACTTTTCCATCCATTTATAAAGACAAACAAAAACTTTATCCAATGTGTCGACTACTTATACTTTATAAAGCTAGAACTAAATAAACTTACCTCAAATAATTAGATCAAACCTTGTACTCGTGTACACGCAGCCATTTTGTGGATGACCACTTGTTCCCTTTGATTACGGCACACCCACCTGCCCAAAAGTGGATCAAATAACTAAATATCTCAAAATCCACAGTAGAAAAACACAGCTACCAATCCATCTCAATCATCAATCTGCAAAGCTTATCTATCTACTCACCGTGAAGACTAGATGGGTCTAGAGTGGCATCAGGTGTCATGCTCCAGAAAAGCAATGCATCTCCCATCTTTGGTTTCACGGAGAGCCCTCCTTTCCCGCACTCTGACAGCTCATTCCACCATGGCACTGCGCTGTAGTTTCCCTTGGCTGAAGGAAACACTGTTTCACCCCCCTCCTCAACATCTGACCTGCACAGTCAGTCGCTAAAGAGCGttaagaaagaagaagacagtAACATGTTGTTGAAGCCCAAAGATTTTCAGATAACATACAGGTACATGAGAACAGTGGCTATTCGCTGCCCTCCGTTCCTAGTGTTATACTCATCCATAAAGTAGTCATAGTGAGGCTCGTACTTTTGCCCTATTTCATAGTGCAGAACTTGAAGACCTTCCCCATGCTCTGCATATTGTTAAGAAGCAGTCAAGCAGGTGTTGATATGCTCTGCCCCTAGGGATTAAAGAAAAGGTGAAATAAGTTGTTTGAACCACATACCAACAGGTATGAAGGTAAAATCTGATATCCTTTTCTCGATTTGACGGATGATTTTGTCGCGTCCTCTTGGAAGAAATGTCCCAGAGCTCGTTCTCACCCTATTGAGAGGGGGAGAAGGATGGGGGTTGGTCAGTAAAAGAGAGGAAGAAAGAAGCTACTGAGAGTTCACAAGTAGTAGACCTGCTATCTGTGCTCTTTCCAGTCTTTTGATCGACAACAGTTGACTTCTCCATATGCGGTTTAGCTAGCTCTATTAAATACTTGCATTCCTCTTTAGTCTATCCAGCCAGAAACCgggaaaaataataataatcaggAGGCTGATTTTCTGTGTGTTTTTCGTGGACTATTATTATAAGCACATACTAACAACAAGTAATGAAATCACAGCCAGTTCTGTGTCTCCGTATCAAAAAGTATTCCTAGGATTGATCATATCACTACTCTACGGAA includes:
- the LOC108827650 gene encoding NEP1-interacting protein-like 1 → MDPYPLSLLRRIKDCFHSAISSLLANLFSALFTFVFALVGTLLGAFTGALIGQETESGFIRGAAVGAISGAVFSIDVLESSLLLWQSDQSGIACLLYLIDVIASLLSGRLVRERIGPAMLSAVQNQMGAVESQFPDQTDIFDTAISNGLTGDSLDRIPKVRITDSSGEMVSCSVCLQDFQVGETVRILPQCHHMFHLPCIDKWLCRHASCPLCRRHL
- the LOC108827649 gene encoding probable prolyl 4-hydroxylase 10, which translates into the protein MMARQRNHNHRRKTSYSTLIFTVLIMFTFLILFLLALGILSLPTNNGGSSKANDLTSIVRKNLQRSGKDVTEENERWVEIISWEPRASIYHNFLTKEECKYLIELAKPHMEKSTVVDQKTGKSTDSRVRTSSGTFLPRGRDKIIRQIEKRISDFTFIPVEHGEGLQVLHYEIGQKYEPHYDYFMDEYNTRNGGQRIATVLMYLSDVEEGGETVFPSAKGNYSAVPWWNELSECGKGGLSVKPKMGDALLFWSMTPDATLDPSSLHGGCAVIKGNKWSSTKWLRVHEYKV